The following coding sequences are from one Haliotis asinina isolate JCU_RB_2024 chromosome 3, JCU_Hal_asi_v2, whole genome shotgun sequence window:
- the LOC137277121 gene encoding uncharacterized protein, translated as MMSMGESVRLSKSLENLASDDRMLSLADKNTFSKSVDNLEDDFSVQSIDKASVDLNNFFDDNEEGTDEESKSETFDKNDLVYDENDMSNGLDNSESSLSRMTRTVELADQSDCVSVELERRKNLETSFYESNSKSSSSKHNNVMKNMLVIHGKEKSVFDKNWEDVKIDKDIQVSVNEFIKEFFDHYLNAANNDEKILLIKALHEHALKADISKWLCAKLQIERDGWSLKLRMALKEVEENRKTALKAAATLQDCSSQLRLLLECFSISDSMLDSIPNSSSREEIQRSLELLVEICNALMEDRFQCMQLLDMEEGQEGGAMLAVRLRQQLLAQQQSCRHQVQEAMENTKQAESENLKLLKEVVRMKKVLGQKQEDVEWLRQQMIDINEMATARKVKMVDKSTLTEKTADQTRPSKSQRPSTESVISLQTTSSTKTSQRPATETQTSKQGTEASTIHISQEKLHALKQRAKKLEDSLHDAIVSMDKLRKSTGPVTNSHNLSLAHDSDLTPLILNADKQAPPSRHTGSKKNWQKASFEVKGAPNVMTTKTLNLHAPIPKLNLKHLNKNNDKRSISERGPPKETYRQLEVKKTAELSATLSQLKAFKPQVGKVSKCLRCQKLFRSIDNHKMACLYHAKSKERVEKYTDGGQLIRVLYLWTCCKQEGDSEGCCYGQHV; from the exons ATGATGTCAATGGGAGAATCAGTGCGGCTGTCCAAGTCACTTGAAAATCTGGCCTCAGATGATAGGATGCTGTCTCTTGCAGACAAGAACACCTTCTCCAAATCAGTGGATAATCTGGAGGATGACTTCAGTGTTCAGTCAATAGACAAGGCCTCTGTTGATCTAAATAATTTCTTTGATGACAATGAAGAGGGCACAGATGAGGAATCCAAATCAGAGACCTTTGACAAAAATGATCTAGTTTATGATGAGAATGACATGTCAAATGGTTTAGATAATTCTGAGTCATCTTTGTCTCGTATGACAAGGACTGTAGAATTAGCTGACCAATCAGACTGTGTATCAGTTGAACTGGAACGAAGGAAAAACTTGGAAACATCTTTCTATGAATCAAATTCCAAATCATCATCTTCAAAACACAACAatgttatgaaaaacatgttggTTATCCATGGAAAAGAAAAGTCAGTGTTTGACAAGAACTGGGAAGATGTCAAAATTGACAAGGATATTCAAGTTTCAGTAAATGAATTCATTAAAGAATTTTTCGATCACTATTTAAATGCAGCTAACAATGATGAGAAGATTCTGCTCATCAAAGCTTTACATGAGCATGCTCTCAAGGCAGACATTTCAAAGTGGCTGTGTGCCAAGCTACAGATAGAACGAGATGGATGGTCACTGAAACTGAGGATGGCCCTGAAGGAGGTTGAGGAGAACAGGAAGACAGCGCTGAAGGCAGCTGCAACGCTCCAGGACTGCAGCAGCCAGCTCCGCCTACTGCTGGAGTGTTTCAGCATCAGTGACTCAATGCTGGACTCAATACCAAACAGCAGCAGCAGGGAGGAAATTCAG AGATCCCTGGAACTGCTGGTGGAGATCTGTAATGCCTTGATGGAGGATCGTTTCCAGTGCATGCAGCTCTTGGACATGGAGGAGGGCCAGGAAGGTGGAGCGATGCTCGCTGTGAGGCTACGACAGCAACTACTAGCACAGCAACAGTCATGCAGACATCAGGTGCAGGAGGCAATGGAGAACACCAAGCAGGCAGAATCAGAGAACCTGAAGCTGCTGAAGGAGGTGGTGAGGATGAAGAAAGTGCTTGGACAGAAGCAGGAAGATGTAGAATGGCTGCGACAACAGATGATAGACATCAATGAAATGGCTACAGCTAGAAAG GTAAAGATGGTTGACAAATCAACATTGACAGAAAAAACTGCGGACCAAACAAGACCAAGTAAATCTCAGAGACCATCAACTGAAAGTGTCATTTCTTTACAAACAACATCCTCTACCAAAACAAGCCAGAGACCAGCAACTGAAACCCAGACATCAAAACAGGGCACTGAGGCCTCTACAATACACATATCTCAGGAGAAACTCCATGCTCTTAAACAGAGAGCCAAGAAGCTGGAGGATTCACTCCATGATGCCATAGTAAGTATGGACAAACTACGCAAATCCACAGGGCCTGTGACTAATAGTCATAACCTCAGCCTAGCACACGACAGTGACCTGACCCCTCTCATACTGAACGCAGACAAACAGGCACCTCCAAGCAGACATACTGGCAGTAAAAAGAACTGGCAAAAAGCTTCCTTTGAAGTGAAAGGAGCTCCAAATGTTATGACAACAAAAACTCTTAATCTTCATGCACCTATACCAAAACTGAATCTTAAGCACTTGaataaaaacaatgacaaacgTAGCATTTCTGAGAGAGGACCTCCCAAGGAAACCTACAGGCAACTGGAAGTGAAAAAGACTGCAGAACTGTCTGCTACGCTGTCTCAGCTCAAAGCTTTCAAACCTCAGGTAGGCAAGGTATCCAAATGCCTCAGGTGTCAGAAACTATTTCGGTCAATCGACAATCACAAGATGGCCTGTCTCTATCATGCTAAGAGTAAAGAACGAGTAGAGAAGTATACTGATGGAGGTCAGCTGATCCGAGTTCTGTATTTGTGGACTTGTTGTAAACAAGAGGGAGACTCGGAAGGGTGCTGCTATGGACAACATGTATGA